From Marinitoga sp. 38H-ov:
TATATGAATCTGGGAATCCAATAGGTTTTTCTCTTGTATCTATAAGAGGGGCAAGGGGAAGGATAGATGCATTTGGTTTTTTAAAAGAATATAGATTAAAGGGATATGGATCAGAATTATTATATTATACAACTGAAAAAATGAAATGGAGAGGGATTACTAAAATTATTTTGGAAGTTGTAGATGAAGAAAAAAGTGCAAAAAAGTTCTACAATAAACATGGATTTAAAGAGAAAAGAATATTAGAAAGTTTTGTTAAATATTTGGAAAAGATAGAAGAACCTAAATTTAACTATATTCAGACAGATTGTAAATATATTCATGATAGGGCTGTAGAAGCTTTGCATTATGTTGGAAGAAATCCTAATTGGCAAAGAGAGCCTAAAACTTTGGAATTGTCTAGAGATAGGTATCAGATGGAAAGAATAACAAATAAAGGGTTTACAATAGGGTATGTTGTTTGGGGCACAACAAAAGAAGGAGCTTTTATTGTCGATATTTCTCCGATAATTGATGAATCTAAGTATGAAGAAATAGTTCAAGATTTTTTAAATAGACTAGCATTTATGAATTTTAAAAGTGTAACTATGGTATCTTTACCAGAGAATGATCCGCTTTATAATATCTTAAAAAAGAAAGAGTTTTCACCATTCTTGAAACAAATAGAAATGGAAAAAAGAATACATTAGCTCGCGACAATTTAGTCGCGAGTTTTCCATTCTTTTCTTAAAATTCCCATGATTATTTCATCATGATATTTTCCTTCTCTGAAAATTTCTTCTCTTAAAACTCCTTCAACTTTAAATCCTATCTTTTCATATGATTTAATAGCTCTCTTATTAAATTCAAATACATATAATTTTATTTTATTAATATTCATTTCATTAAATATAAAATTGACTAATAACTCCATAGCCTCTGTTCCATATCCATTATTTAAAAAAGGTTTTCCTAAAAAAATTCCAACCGTAGCAACAGAATTTTTCCAATCAATTTCGTTTATTCCGCATCCGCCTATATATTTATTATCTTCAATCCTTTCTATAGCAAAACTATATTTTCCATTATCAAAAGGGTTATTGTTTTCATACCATTTTTCTTCATCTTCTATTCTAAATGGAAAAGGGATTCCAGGAGTTGTAAATTTCCTAATTTCATAGTCATTAATATATTCTAAAACATCTTTTAAATCTTTTTTTGAATACCCCCTTAATCTAATTTTTTTTCCATCTATCATCTAGATTCCCCCTTTATGTTTCAAAATATTTAAATTAATGTATTATAACAAATACATATAATTTCTGTCAAACAATATCTTCATCAAAAATTATATTTTGTGATATTTTTTAATGATATAATATGAAAAAAAGTAAAATGGGGTGATTATATGATTTTTGATACAATTGCAGCTATATCATCGCCATTAGGTACTGGTGCAATATCTGTAATTAGAATTACGGGAGATAAAACAAAAGAATTAATTAATGATATGTTTGATATAACAAATCCAGAACCTAAAAAAATGTATTATAGTTGGATAAAAGAAAAAAATGAAATAGTCGATGAAGTTACATGGGTATATCATAAAGGGCCAAAAAGTTTTACAGGTGAAGATATGCTTGAAATATTTGGCCACGGAGGTATCTTAGTCACAAAAAAGATATTGAATTTAATTTTATCAAAAGGTATAAGAGAAGCATTGCCTGGGGAATTTTCAAAAAGAGCAGTTATGAATAAAAAAATGGATTTAGTAAAAGCAGAAGCAATTAATGAGTTAATTCATGCTAATTCTGATTATGCATTAAAAGCCGCTGCAAATCAAATGGAAGGGAAACTTTCTGAACAAATAAATTCACTGAAAAAAGAATTATTTAATATTGCTTCTAGAATTGAAGTTGAGATGGATTATCCAGAGGATTTCGAGGTTGATAATTTCGAATTTTTAAATTCATTAAATAATATAAAAGAAGATTTAATATATTTATATGAAAATGCAGATAACGGAATATCAGCCATTGAAGGTATAAAAATGGCTATAGTTGGAAAGCCTAATGCTGGCAAATCAACGCTTTTAAATGCTTTACTAAGAAAAGATAGGGCTATAGTAACAAATATTCCAGGAACAACTAGAGATACAATAGAAGAAAATTTAAATATAAGAGGTATTTTTATAAGATCTATAGATACAGCTGGGATAAGGGAAACGGATGATGTAGTAGAAAAAATAGGTGTAGAAAGATCTTTGAAAGCGATAGAAGAATCAAAATTAATATTATTTGTATTAGATAATTCAACAGGTATAGAAGATTATGATATTGAAATATATGAAAGAATTAAGAAGTATAGTGATAAGGAAATAATAATAGTTGTAAATAAAACAGATGTTGAAAATAAATTTGAAATACCGTGGAATTATGATATAGTAAAAATATCTGCTTCAAAAGGGAATATAAAAAATTTAGAAGATAAAATATACGATAAGCTAAAAAATTTGGTTATAACAAATGAATTAACTTTAACAAATGAAAG
This genomic window contains:
- a CDS encoding GNAT family N-acetyltransferase, whose protein sequence is MEFKKASEVPMVTIVDLVNNTFKDYSVPINWTITSFEYDVRENSISLDDSYIVYESGNPIGFSLVSIRGARGRIDAFGFLKEYRLKGYGSELLYYTTEKMKWRGITKIILEVVDEEKSAKKFYNKHGFKEKRILESFVKYLEKIEEPKFNYIQTDCKYIHDRAVEALHYVGRNPNWQREPKTLELSRDRYQMERITNKGFTIGYVVWGTTKEGAFIVDISPIIDESKYEEIVQDFLNRLAFMNFKSVTMVSLPENDPLYNILKKKEFSPFLKQIEMEKRIH
- the mnmE gene encoding tRNA uridine-5-carboxymethylaminomethyl(34) synthesis GTPase MnmE: MIFDTIAAISSPLGTGAISVIRITGDKTKELINDMFDITNPEPKKMYYSWIKEKNEIVDEVTWVYHKGPKSFTGEDMLEIFGHGGILVTKKILNLILSKGIREALPGEFSKRAVMNKKMDLVKAEAINELIHANSDYALKAAANQMEGKLSEQINSLKKELFNIASRIEVEMDYPEDFEVDNFEFLNSLNNIKEDLIYLYENADNGISAIEGIKMAIVGKPNAGKSTLLNALLRKDRAIVTNIPGTTRDTIEENLNIRGIFIRSIDTAGIRETDDVVEKIGVERSLKAIEESKLILFVLDNSTGIEDYDIEIYERIKKYSDKEIIIVVNKTDVENKFEIPWNYDIVKISASKGNIKNLEDKIYDKLKNLVITNELTLTNERQKNAVKKAIDSISNAIEGINLGLTNDAIMFDVRKAIEGLNELTGEDYTETLLDNIFGNFCVGK
- a CDS encoding GNAT family protein — translated: MIDGKKIRLRGYSKKDLKDVLEYINDYEIRKFTTPGIPFPFRIEDEEKWYENNNPFDNGKYSFAIERIEDNKYIGGCGINEIDWKNSVATVGIFLGKPFLNNGYGTEAMELLVNFIFNEMNINKIKLYVFEFNKRAIKSYEKIGFKVEGVLREEIFREGKYHDEIIMGILRKEWKTRD